From the genome of Pelobates fuscus isolate aPelFus1 chromosome 6, aPelFus1.pri, whole genome shotgun sequence, one region includes:
- the LOC134565789 gene encoding uncharacterized protein LOC134565789, producing MGNFLSSLHQALMNFGSTKARILMLGLDAAGKTTILYKLKLNETVCTIPTIGFNVETVELSRNVSFTVWDVGGQQKIRDLWKHYFVNTDGLIFVVDSADWERFPEAKSELEAIFENHEMRGVPFLVMANKQDLPGARQTMDVAEALGLMKTQDHQWHVQGCCASTGEGLVEGLEILTNMVKQFQKKKPY from the coding sequence ATGGGTAACTTCCTAAGCAGTCTCCATCAAGCTCTTATGAACTTTGGTAGCACCAAGGCTCGTATCCTCATGTTGGGTCTCGATGCAGCTGGGAAGACCACAATTCTTTACAAGCTGAAGCTGAATGAAACTGTCTGCACTATTCCTACAATTGGATTCAATGTGGAGACAGTTGAGCTCTCTCGTAATGTGTCCTTCACTGTCTGGGATGTTGGTGGCCAACAGAAGATCAGAGACCTGTGGAAGCATTACTTTGTTAACACAGATGGACTTATCTTTGTGGTAGACAGTGCTGACTGGGAGAGGTTTCCTGAGGCAAAGAGTGAGCTTGAAGCCATTTTTGAGAATCATGAAATGAGAGGGGTCCCATTTTTGGTGATGGCCAACAAGCAGGACCTTCCAGGTGCCAGGCAAACAATGGATGTAGCCGAGGCGCTGGGACTGATGAAGACACAGGATCACCAGTGGCATGTCCAGGGATGCTGTGCATCAACAGGGGAAGGACTGGTAGAGGGTCTGGAGATCCTCACCAATATGGTGAAACAATTCCAGAAGAAGAAGCCATACTGA